The following proteins are co-located in the Manihot esculenta cultivar AM560-2 chromosome 7, M.esculenta_v8, whole genome shotgun sequence genome:
- the LOC110619707 gene encoding probably inactive leucine-rich repeat receptor-like protein kinase At5g48380, translating to MQMAPKPILVFLLLLYIISVGAAMSGNDPRRKLEEEHGMRFDYSFNSGFIIGYIFSLVSVVTIFISYCFPWSDFKKINEKKTPLSKTLLMAKPRRICYQEVNKQSLISDLEKLITRMSFTSLKKATGSFDKHNFIGMGKKGKLYKAKLPYNCLTAVKRIHNSQHLVDQFFSELMILGKFKHMNIVPVLGFCIESHEKLIVYKYMPNGNLYNWLHPMNHESKTLDFHSRINIAIGIARGLAWLHHNNFIIVHSNLCSSCILLDKNLEPKISNLEGSISFSNIDDIRSTEKHLIQSDIYKFGVLLLEIILGQDFYMPKETFKERILHSSTSISTLYNAVDKSLISGRGDNAKIFSILGIACSCIDQVPDQRPTMLQIYKRLLAVKKINNCMEDSKASIQIDISTTDFIDDIDFEITEVEIR from the exons ATGCAAATGGCTCCCAAACCAATActtgtttttcttcttcttctttatattATCAGTGTAGGAGCTGCTATGTCCGGTAATGATCCCCGGCGGAAGCTTGAGGAGGAGCACGGGATGAGATTCGATTATTCATTCAATAGTGGGTTTATAATTggttatatattttctttagtTTCAGTAGTAACCATTTTTATATCGTATTGCTTTCCTTGGTCTGATTTCAAGAAAATAAACGAGAAAAAGACTCCTTTATCCAAGACTTTGTTAATGGCAAAGCCTCGAAGAATATGCTATCAAGAAGTTAACAAACAG TCACTGATATCAGATCTAGAGAAGTTGATTACGAGAATGAGTTTCACATCTCTAAAAAAAGCAACGGGTTCTTTCGACAAACACAATTTCATCGGCATGGGAAAGAAGGGGAAGTTATACAAAGCAAAACTTCCATACAATTGCTTAACTGCAGTTAAGAGGATACATAATTCTCAACATCTAGTAGATCAATTCTTCTCTGAGCTAATGATTCTAGGTAAGTTTAAGCACATGAACATAGTTCCTGTCTTGGGATTCTGTATAGAATCACATGAAAAACTAATTGTATACAAATATATGCCAAATGGGAACCTTTACAATTGGTTACACCCTATGAATCATGAGTCTAAGACCTTAGATTTCCATTCAAGGATTAACATAGCAATTGGGATAGCGAGAGGCTTAGCATGGCTCCATCATAACAATTTCATTATAGTTCATAGTAACTTGTGTTCTAGTTGCATCTTGCTTGATAAAAACTTGGAACCCAAGATATCAAATTTAGAAGGATCTATATCCTTTTCCAACATTGATGATATTAGGTCGACAGAAAAGCATTTGATTCAAAGTGATATCTATAAATTTGGTGTTCTTCTCTTGGAGATAATTCTAGGTCAAGATTTTTACATGCCAAAGGAGACCTTCAAAGAAAGAATCTTGCATTCTTCCACCAGCATTTCCACTCTTTATAATGCTGTTGATAAGTCTCTAATTAGTGGAAGAGGAGATAATGCCAAAATATTTAGTATTCTTGGTATTGCTTGTAGTTGTATTGATCAAGTTCCGGATCAAAGGCCTACAATGCTTCAAATTTACAAAAGATTATTGGCcgttaagaaaataaataattgcaTGGAAGATTCTAAGGCATCTATTCAAATTGATATTTCTACTACCGATTTTATTGATGACATTGATTTTGAGATAACAGAAGTGGAGATACGCTAG